Proteins encoded within one genomic window of Triticum aestivum cultivar Chinese Spring chromosome 2D, IWGSC CS RefSeq v2.1, whole genome shotgun sequence:
- the LOC123048116 gene encoding tau-cadinol synthase gives MVSGATTTPERVSIFEASVWDAFFIQYEPDLLPISEECMHVKVAKLKEDVQMLFKTFNNTPLEKMTFVDTLERLGIDHLFEEHINMAINEIHQSEFNSSGLYEVALCFRLLREHGVWVSRDVFNKFKAGDGSFNKDITNEPRALLCLYNAAYLSIHGESELDEAISFARHHLESTRGNLEYPLSEQVKRNLEIPYARTLKRIDAPYYIAEYGQEQTCNPSVLELAKLNFNLLQCVHQRELKDFCRWGNDLYEEVELSYSRNRIVECYFWAYTVHYEQQYGHARIILAKVFVLTSMLDDTFDMHATLEEAEKLTEAIQRWDESAVFLLPEYLKKFYVRLMNTFIEIEHELKPDHKYRVAYCRKAIQTLCRSYQQESEWFHNSYIPSFEDHLKCSLISSAIAMLSVVLLVGMGDEATREAFEWAIGCTDAVMAGSIVARLANDMTSFKNGKNKKDVASSVDSYINQYHVTGDVAFAVLDNMVEDAWKTTNQARFDRRAMLPLVERVARMTKSMVFMYHHKKDRYTFSRLNKDRVKQQFVDPIPL, from the exons ATGGTATCTGGCGCTACGACCACTCCCGAGAGGGTCAGCATCTTCGAAGCATCGGTGTGGGATGCCTTCTTCATCCAATACGAGCCAGACCTGCTGCCG ATATCTGAAGAATGCATGCATGTGAAAGTGGCCAAATTGAAGGAGGATGTACAGATGTTGTTTAAGACTTTCAACAATACTCCGTTAGAGAAAATGACATTTGTGGACACACTCGAACGTCTCGGAATTGATCACCTATTTGAAGAACATATCAACATGGCGATAAATGAAATCCACCAGAGTGAATTCAATAGTTCCGGCCTCTATGAGGTTGCTCTTTGCTTTCGCTTGCTTCGGGAGCATGGGGTTTGGGTATCTCGAG ATGTATTCAATAAATTCAAGGCCGGAGATGGGAGCTTCAACAAGGATATAACTAATGAACCAAGGGCACTACTATGTTTATACAACGCAGCTTACCTTTCAATCCATGGTGAATCAGAACTTGATGAAGCCATTTCATTTGCAAGGCATCACCTTGAATCCACGAGGGGCAATCTTGAGTACCCTTTATCGGAGCAAGTCAAACGAAACCTCGAGATACCATATGCAAGGACTTTGAAGAGAATAGATGCACCATATTACATTGCAGAGTATGGACAAGAGCAAACATGCAACCCTTCCGTGCTTGAGCTTGCAAAGCTCAACTTTAATCTTTTGCAGTGTGTTCACCAGAGGGAGCTCAAGGATTTTTGTCG GTGGGGAAACGATCTCTATGAAGAGGTGGAACTAAGCTACTCTCGGAATCGTATAGTTGAATGCTACTTCTGGGCCTACACTGTGCACTATGAGCAACAGTATGGACATGCACGAATAATCCTTGCAAAGGTATTTGTGCTGACTTCCATGTTAGATGACACTTTCGATATGCATGCTACCTTGGAAGAGGCTGAAAAGCTCACCGAAGCCATACAAAG ATGGGACGAGAGTGCTGTTTTTCTATTACCAGAGTACTTGAAAAAGTTCTATGTCAGGTTGATGAATACCTTCATAGAGATTGAGCATGAACTGAAACCTGATCATAAGTACCGTGTTGCTTATTGTAGGAAAGCG ATACAAACTTTGTGTAGGTCTTACCAACAGGAATCTGAATGGTTTCATAACAGTTACATACCAAGCTTTGAAGATCACCTCAAGTGCTCGCTCATCTCTTCAGCTATTGCGATGCTATCTGTTGTTTTACTTGTTGGTATGGGTGACGAAGCTACAAGGGAAGCATTCGAGTGGGCCATCGGTTGCACCGATGCTGTAATGGCTGGCAGTATTGTGGCACGTTTGGCGAATGACATGACTTCATTTAAG AATGGAAAGAACAAGAAGGATGTGGCCAGCTCTGTGGATAGCTATATCAACCAGTACCACGTTACGGGTGATGTAGCTTTTGCTGTGCTGGATAATATGGTTGAAGATGCATGGAAAACTACCAATCAGGCACGATTTGACCGTCGTGCGATGCTCCCACTTGTAGAACGAGTCGCGAGAATGACCAAGAGCATGGTCTTCATGTATCATCACAAGAAGGACCGCTACACATTCAGCCGTTTGAACAAAGATAGGGTCAAGCAGCAGTTCGTCGACCCAATCCCCCTCTAG